In one window of Drosophila ananassae strain 14024-0371.13 chromosome XR, ASM1763931v2, whole genome shotgun sequence DNA:
- the LOC6505190 gene encoding transcription factor Sp8 isoform X2 has product MLTDMTPTAGQLYGSQIPAMGMNITNIATHLQKPQVNPDHPSLRGTPLAMLAAQCNKLSNKSPPPLADAAVGKGFHPWKKSPNSPAAGSSGSGGGGGGGSSAGQHSPCAISAASSSSSSGSSRSGLSASASTMVNITASRPLASSSSCAAVGGGSSSGSGSGSSSSGSSASAAAAAAAYGSDLYFPNSGGGGGGGGASSMDNHHMHQGLLGKVEAGTFGSVYSRHPYEWPFNAVTHKDATSVNSGWWDMHSAAGSWLDMGSAAAAGMHSTMANYASENYSSALSHSLLGSGQHLLQDTYKSMLPGQGVGVVGGVGMGVVGGVGVGVGVGGFSLPHSSPSAAAAAAATAAAAAGGSPQGGSASTPSPRSQRRYAGRATCDCPNCQEAERLGPAGVHLRKKNIHSCHIPGCGKVYGKTSHLKAHLRWHTGERPFVCNWLFCGKRFTRSDELQRHLRTHTGEKRFACPVCNKRFMRSDHLAKHVKTHNGTAGGGGGGGGGGGGTGTGGGGGSTSGGGGGGSSSSGGGGSSSSSSAGGGGGGGVTGSSISGSGNQSVPGHSKKHGSSDSCSDSEESSSVSISVANHQQPVDVHVNGLGGGASGPQQTGGAGGGGGGGNATPGHDHNSGSSSGSSGSSHPGTPTSLHAHSGANGTSSGNSSLLGGGLHLATSHQMVAAGGSPVMLHQQQQHQQHQQHQQQQQHQQQHQQHLQQQHLQQQQQQQHHQQQQQQHHQFNQQQHHHHLHHHTHHAHHLAGGSPGLDPSSLVDIKPPMV; this is encoded by the exons GACCATCCCAGTTTGAGAGGCACCCCCCTGGCCATGCTCGCCGCCCAGTGCAACAAGCTCTCCAACAAATCCCCGCCCCCCTTGGCCGACGCCGCTGTGGGCAAGGGCTTCCACCCATGGAAGAAGAGTCCCAACTCCCCGGCGGCGGGCAGCAGTGGCtccggcggtggcggtggcggtggcagcAGTGCCGGCCAGCACTCGCCGTGCGCCATTTCGGCGGccagctcctccagctccagcgGCTCCTCCCGAAGCGGTCTATCCGCCAGCGCCAGCACCATGGTGAACATCACAGCTAG TCGCCCCCtggcctcctcctcgtcctgtGCGGCAGTGGGCGGCGGCTCCAGTTCCGGCTCCGGATCcgggtcctcctcctccggctcATCCGCctcggcggcagcagcggcggcagccTACGGCAGTGACCTGTACTTCCCCAATtctggcggtggcggtggcggcggtggCGCCTCCTCGATGGACAACCACCATATGCACCAGGGACTCCTCGGCAAGGTGGAGGCGGGCACATTCGGCAGCGTCTACTCCCGCCACCCGTACGAGTGGCCCTTCAACGCCGTAACCCACAAGGACGCCACCAGCGTCAATTCTGGGTGGTGGGACATGCACAGTGCGGCGGGATCCTGGCTGGACATGGGCTCCGCGGCGGCGGCGGGGATGCACTCCACCATGGCGAACTATGCCAGTGAGAACTACAGCTCGGCGCTGAGCCATTCCCTGCTGGGATCGGGACAGCATCTCCTGCAGGACACGTACAAGAGCATGTTGCCTGGACAGGGTGTGGGCGTGGTGGGCGGTGTGGGTATGGGCGTGGTCGGTGGTGTGGGCGTTGGTGTGGGCGTCGGTGGCTTCTCGCTACCGCACAGCTCACcatcggcggcggcggcagcagcggcaacagcagcagccgctGCCGGTGGTTCACCCCAGGGTGGGTCAGCGTCGACACCATCGCCGCGCTCCCAACGTCGGTATGCGGGTCGTGCCACATGCGATTGCCCCAACTGCCAAGAGGCAGAAAGGCTAGGACCCGCTGGAGTACATTTGCGAAAGAAGAATATCCATTCGTGCCACATACCCGGTTGTGGCAAGGTATACGGCAAGACGTCACATTTAAAGGCGCATCTGAGGTGGCACACCGGCGAGCGTCCCTTCGTGTGCAACTGGCTGTTCTGCGGCAAGCGCTTTACGCGCTCCGACGAGCTGCAGCGCCACCTGCGGACGCACACCGGCGAGAAGCGCTTCGCTTGCCCCGTGTGCAACAAGCGCTTCATGCGCAGCGACCACCTGGCCAAGCACGTCAAGACGCACAATGGCAcggctggtggtggtggcggcggtggtggtggtgggggcgGTACTGGTACCGGTGGCGGCGGTGGCAGCaccagcggcggcggcggtggtggctcctcctcctccggtggcggtggctcctcttcctcctcctctgcgggcggcggcggcggcggcggagtCACCGGTAGCAGCatcagtggcagtggcaaccAGTCCGTCCCGGGTCACAGCAAAAAGCATGGCTCCTCCGATTCATGTTCAGATTCGGAGGAGTCATCATCCGTATCAATATCGGTTGCCAACCACCAGCAGCCGGTCGATGTTCATGTCAACGGGCTGGGCGGCGGGGCCAGTGGCCCACAACAGACGGGCGGGGCCGGTGGCGGCGGGGGTGGCGGTAATGCCACACCAGGACACGATCATAATTCTGGATCGAGTTCGGGTTCAAGTGGCAGCAGCCATCCCGGCACCCCGACCTCGCTGCACGCGCACAGTGGCGCCAATGGCACGTCCAGTGGCAACTCCAGCCTCCTGGGCGGCGGTCTGCACCTGGCCACGTCGCACCAGATGGTCGCCGCGGGCGGCTCGCCGGTGATGCtacaccagcaacagcaacatcaacaacaccaacaacatcagcagcagcaacaacatcagcagcaacatcagcaacacctgcaacagcaacatctccaacaacaacagcagcagcaacatcaccagcaacaacagcagcaacatcatcagTTTAatcagcaacagcaccacCATCATTTGCACCACCACACCCACCATGCACACCACCTGGCCGGAGGATCACCGGGTCTGGACCCATCGTCCTTGGTGGACATAAAGCCACCGATGGTTTGA
- the LOC6505190 gene encoding transcription factor Sp8 isoform X1, with translation MLTDMTPTAGQLYGSQIPAMGMNITNIATHLQKPQVNPDHPSLRGTPLAMLAAQCNKLSNKSPPPLADAAVGKGFHPWKKSPNSPAAGSSGSGGGGGGGSSAGQHSPCAISAASSSSSSGSSRSGLSASASTMVNITASIYPYSRPLASSSSCAAVGGGSSSGSGSGSSSSGSSASAAAAAAAYGSDLYFPNSGGGGGGGGASSMDNHHMHQGLLGKVEAGTFGSVYSRHPYEWPFNAVTHKDATSVNSGWWDMHSAAGSWLDMGSAAAAGMHSTMANYASENYSSALSHSLLGSGQHLLQDTYKSMLPGQGVGVVGGVGMGVVGGVGVGVGVGGFSLPHSSPSAAAAAAATAAAAAGGSPQGGSASTPSPRSQRRYAGRATCDCPNCQEAERLGPAGVHLRKKNIHSCHIPGCGKVYGKTSHLKAHLRWHTGERPFVCNWLFCGKRFTRSDELQRHLRTHTGEKRFACPVCNKRFMRSDHLAKHVKTHNGTAGGGGGGGGGGGGTGTGGGGGSTSGGGGGGSSSSGGGGSSSSSSAGGGGGGGVTGSSISGSGNQSVPGHSKKHGSSDSCSDSEESSSVSISVANHQQPVDVHVNGLGGGASGPQQTGGAGGGGGGGNATPGHDHNSGSSSGSSGSSHPGTPTSLHAHSGANGTSSGNSSLLGGGLHLATSHQMVAAGGSPVMLHQQQQHQQHQQHQQQQQHQQQHQQHLQQQHLQQQQQQQHHQQQQQQHHQFNQQQHHHHLHHHTHHAHHLAGGSPGLDPSSLVDIKPPMV, from the exons GACCATCCCAGTTTGAGAGGCACCCCCCTGGCCATGCTCGCCGCCCAGTGCAACAAGCTCTCCAACAAATCCCCGCCCCCCTTGGCCGACGCCGCTGTGGGCAAGGGCTTCCACCCATGGAAGAAGAGTCCCAACTCCCCGGCGGCGGGCAGCAGTGGCtccggcggtggcggtggcggtggcagcAGTGCCGGCCAGCACTCGCCGTGCGCCATTTCGGCGGccagctcctccagctccagcgGCTCCTCCCGAAGCGGTCTATCCGCCAGCGCCAGCACCATGGTGAACATCACAGCTAG CATCTATCCTTACAGTCGCCCCCtggcctcctcctcgtcctgtGCGGCAGTGGGCGGCGGCTCCAGTTCCGGCTCCGGATCcgggtcctcctcctccggctcATCCGCctcggcggcagcagcggcggcagccTACGGCAGTGACCTGTACTTCCCCAATtctggcggtggcggtggcggcggtggCGCCTCCTCGATGGACAACCACCATATGCACCAGGGACTCCTCGGCAAGGTGGAGGCGGGCACATTCGGCAGCGTCTACTCCCGCCACCCGTACGAGTGGCCCTTCAACGCCGTAACCCACAAGGACGCCACCAGCGTCAATTCTGGGTGGTGGGACATGCACAGTGCGGCGGGATCCTGGCTGGACATGGGCTCCGCGGCGGCGGCGGGGATGCACTCCACCATGGCGAACTATGCCAGTGAGAACTACAGCTCGGCGCTGAGCCATTCCCTGCTGGGATCGGGACAGCATCTCCTGCAGGACACGTACAAGAGCATGTTGCCTGGACAGGGTGTGGGCGTGGTGGGCGGTGTGGGTATGGGCGTGGTCGGTGGTGTGGGCGTTGGTGTGGGCGTCGGTGGCTTCTCGCTACCGCACAGCTCACcatcggcggcggcggcagcagcggcaacagcagcagccgctGCCGGTGGTTCACCCCAGGGTGGGTCAGCGTCGACACCATCGCCGCGCTCCCAACGTCGGTATGCGGGTCGTGCCACATGCGATTGCCCCAACTGCCAAGAGGCAGAAAGGCTAGGACCCGCTGGAGTACATTTGCGAAAGAAGAATATCCATTCGTGCCACATACCCGGTTGTGGCAAGGTATACGGCAAGACGTCACATTTAAAGGCGCATCTGAGGTGGCACACCGGCGAGCGTCCCTTCGTGTGCAACTGGCTGTTCTGCGGCAAGCGCTTTACGCGCTCCGACGAGCTGCAGCGCCACCTGCGGACGCACACCGGCGAGAAGCGCTTCGCTTGCCCCGTGTGCAACAAGCGCTTCATGCGCAGCGACCACCTGGCCAAGCACGTCAAGACGCACAATGGCAcggctggtggtggtggcggcggtggtggtggtgggggcgGTACTGGTACCGGTGGCGGCGGTGGCAGCaccagcggcggcggcggtggtggctcctcctcctccggtggcggtggctcctcttcctcctcctctgcgggcggcggcggcggcggcggagtCACCGGTAGCAGCatcagtggcagtggcaaccAGTCCGTCCCGGGTCACAGCAAAAAGCATGGCTCCTCCGATTCATGTTCAGATTCGGAGGAGTCATCATCCGTATCAATATCGGTTGCCAACCACCAGCAGCCGGTCGATGTTCATGTCAACGGGCTGGGCGGCGGGGCCAGTGGCCCACAACAGACGGGCGGGGCCGGTGGCGGCGGGGGTGGCGGTAATGCCACACCAGGACACGATCATAATTCTGGATCGAGTTCGGGTTCAAGTGGCAGCAGCCATCCCGGCACCCCGACCTCGCTGCACGCGCACAGTGGCGCCAATGGCACGTCCAGTGGCAACTCCAGCCTCCTGGGCGGCGGTCTGCACCTGGCCACGTCGCACCAGATGGTCGCCGCGGGCGGCTCGCCGGTGATGCtacaccagcaacagcaacatcaacaacaccaacaacatcagcagcagcaacaacatcagcagcaacatcagcaacacctgcaacagcaacatctccaacaacaacagcagcagcaacatcaccagcaacaacagcagcaacatcatcagTTTAatcagcaacagcaccacCATCATTTGCACCACCACACCCACCATGCACACCACCTGGCCGGAGGATCACCGGGTCTGGACCCATCGTCCTTGGTGGACATAAAGCCACCGATGGTTTGA